A single region of the Brassica rapa cultivar Chiifu-401-42 chromosome A03, CAAS_Brap_v3.01, whole genome shotgun sequence genome encodes:
- the LOC103861380 gene encoding cysteine-rich receptor-like protein kinase 24, giving the protein MGIKKMVDLSIVFWFVLMGSCAVSSQTCSKRSGVFTPNNTYDLNRQAMLSVLPSSVTANDGFNTTSIGQEPNKAYGLAMCIPGTETQTCSDCIMASTRRLLQNCPEETEATDWRNRESLCLVRYSNRSFYGSLNEDTMWRQYNSALDTSVNSTEFVNTWEDLMGNLIDTAASKSNPKYYAAGTKELRVSTNIHGFMQCSKDLTSWNCTECLRQNVNEYMSCCRGRQGGSIARSSCFMRWELYPFLGLFDSQASPEVPEDQANTTKKDGINISAGEIAAIVVVPTVVVTVLLALGFGFWRRRRVYQAFPREHGYFSIAHRRRKSSNMAPPDDDVDITTSGSHQFDFRAIKAATNNFQKSNKLGHGGFGEVYQGMFLNGTEVAAKRLSKTSGQGEQEFKNEVLLVAKLQHRNLVRLLGFSVEGDERILVYEFVPNKSLDCFLFDHLKRGQLVWTKRLNIIEGITRGMLYLHQDSLLTIIHRDLKASNILLDADMNPKIADFGMARSVRVNQTEANTGRVVGTFGYMPPEYVANGHFSTKSDVYSFGVLILEIIGGKKNSSFHRIDGSASNLVTYVWRLWNNESFLELVDPAIGENYDKNEVIRCIHIGLLCVQESPADRPSMSTIFRMLTNTSITLPVPQQPGFFFRDRSASDPLAERLLPRPSPIVSFACSVDDASIASVSPR; this is encoded by the exons ATGGGAATTAAGAAGATGGTTGACTTGTCAATAGTCTTCTGGTTTGTTCTCATGGGCTCTTGTGCTGTCTCTTCACAGACATGCAGCAAGAGATCTGGTGTTTTCACACCCAATAATACTTACGACTTAAACCGCCAAGCCATGCTCTCAGTTCTTCCTTCTAGTGTCACTGCTAATGATGGCTTCAACACAACTTCGATTGGACAAGAGCCAAACAAAGCATATGGCCTAGCGATGTGTATCCCAGGTACTGAAACACAGACTTGTTCTGATTGTATCATGGCCTCAACTCGCAGACTGTTACAGAATTGTCCTGAAGAGACGGAAGCTACAGACTGGAGAAACAGAGAATCACTTTGTCTGGTACGCTACTCAAACCGATCGTTTTACGGATCTCTCAACGAAGATACGATGTGGAGGCAGTATAATAGCGCTCTTGATACCAGCGTTAACTCAACGGAGTTTGTAAATACATGGGAGGATTTGATGGGTAACTTGATCGACACTGCTGCGTCAAAGTCCAACCCCAAATACTACGCGGCCGGCACAAAAGAACTTAGGGTATCAACCAATATACACGGTTTCATGCAATGCAGTAAAGACCTAACATCGTGGAACTGCACGGAATGTCTACGACAGAACGTGAATGAATATATGTCGTGCTGCCGTGGGAGACAAGGAGGCTCTATTGCGAGGTCAAGCTGTTTCATGCGATGGGAATTATATCCCTTCTTGGGACTTTTTGATTCTCAAGCATCACCTGAAGTACCTGAAGATCAAGCCAACACAACCAAGAAAG ATGGCATAAATATTTCGGCTGGAGAAATTGCGGCAATTGTCGTTGTTCCCACCGTTGTGGTCACTGTCCTGCTTGCTCTTGGGTTTGGTttttggaggagaagaagagttTACCAAGCGTTTCCACGTGAAC ATGGATACTTTTCGATTGCACATAGACGAAGGAAGTCTTCCAATATGGCACCGCCAGATGATG ATGTGGATATTACAACTTCAGGTTCACATCAATTCGATTTTAGAGCAATTAAAGCTGCAACCAATAATTTTCAGAAGAGTAACAAGCTTGGTCATGGTGGATTTGGCGAAGTTTACCAG GGTATGTTCCTGAATGGAACAGAAGTTGCTGCAAAGAGGCTGTCTAAAACTTCAGGTCAAGGTGAGCAAGAGTTCAAGAACGAAGTGCTTCTTGTAGCTAAGCTTCAACACAGAAATCTTGTTAGACTTCTAGGGTTTTCTGTGGAAGGAGATGAAAGGATACTAGTCTATGAGTTTGTGCCCAACAAAAGCCTCGATTGTTTCCTTTTCG ACCATTTAAAGAGGGGTCAATTGGTTTGGACAAAACGGCTCAATATTATCGAGGGAATCACTCGTGGGATGCTATATCTTCATCAAGATTCACTGCTCACAATCATACACCGTGACCTCAAAGCGAGTAATATTCTTTTAGATGCTGATATGAACCCTAAAATAGCGGATTTTGGTATGGCTAGAAGTGTCAGAGTAAATCAGACAGAAGCCAATACAGGAAGAGTAGTTGGAACATT CGGTTACATGCCACCTGAGTATGTGGCAAATGGGCATTTCTCTACAAAATCTGATGTGTATAGTTTTGGAGTATTGATTCTGGAGATTATTGGTGGGAAGAAGAATAGCAGCTTCCATCGGATAGATGGTTCAGCAAGCAACTTGGTCACATAT gtTTGGAGGCTTTGGAACAATGAATCATTTTTGGAACTGGTAGATCCAGCCATTGGGGAGAACTATGATAAGAATGAAGTCATTAGATGCATCCACATTGGGTTATTATGTGTGCAAGAAAGTCCTGCAGATCGTCCAAGCATGTCCACAATATTTCGAATGCTCACTAATACCTCAATTACTCTGCCTGTGCCTCAGCAACCTGGGTTTTTCTTCAGGGACAGATCTGCGTCAGACCCATTAGCCGAGAGATTGCTGCCTCGTCCGTCTCCTATCGTGTCTTTTGCCTGTTCTGTCGATGATGCATCAATCGCAAGTGTTAGTCCTCGTTGA
- the LOC103861381 gene encoding cysteine-rich receptor-like protein kinase 11 isoform X2 yields the protein MMSLFPRLCFVLISFSVALVSAQTCMNKGYFSSNGTYNANRRLILSFLPSNVTAQDAFFYNGSIGQEPNRVYARGMCIPGSTSYDCYHCIKTASGGLIQSCPNQTDAYWWRVEPTLCHVRYSNSSFSGSADLNPRVVLTNIGDLTSNLTEFTKIWEHLVARVIVVASTPKNIPFSSNNYYTANIESFEAFQNIYAVMQCTPDLSSGDCESCLRQNARDYQSCCSQKKGGLVMQPSCFFRWDLYTFSKAFPVASPPPMSIRSLPPPPGDSANTNDNNSKGISAGIVVAITVPTVVVVFMLVALGFVLCLKRPSLQILEHESDSDVSTTNSLQFQYKTVEAATNKFSVNNKLGEGRFGDVYKGKFPNGTEVAVKRLYEMSGKDTRKFRNEVVLVSKLQHKNLVRLLGFCLQGEEKILIYEFLPNKSLDYYLFDPEKQGQLDWTRRNKIIGEIAQGILHLHSHLTVIYHLGMATIFGMEETRGNTKWNAETLVYMSPEFAMHGKFSMKTDVYSFGILILEIISGKKNSCLYHMDENTTAGNLVTYVWRLWRNGSQLELVDPAMGGNYKSNEVTRCIHIALLCVQENPEDRPMLSTIITMLTSNTTILPVPRLPGFFPQIRHN from the exons ATGATGAGTTTGTTTCCAAGACTCTGTTTTGTCCTCATAAGCTTTAGCGTTGCTTTAGTTTCAGCACAAACATGTATGAACAAGGGGTACTTCAGTTCCAACGGTACGTACAACGCAAATCGCCGTCTCATCCTCTCTTTTCTTCCTTCCAATGTCACCGCTCAAGACGCCTTCTTCTACAACGGTTCCATTGGACAAGAACCGAACCGAGTCTACGCAAGAGGCATGTGCATCCCTGGATCAACTTCATATGACTGTTATCATTGTATCAAGACCGCTTCTGGCGGTCTGATACAGAGTTGTCCTAACCAAACAGATGCGTATTGGTGGCGAGTTGAGCCCACACTTTGCCATGTTCGCTACTCCAACTCTTCTTTCTCAGGATCTGCTGATCTGAACCCGCGCGTAGTACTCACCAACATTGGAGATCTAACCTCAAATCTAACAGAGTTTACAAAAATATGGGAACACTTGGTTGCTCGAGTGATTGTTGTAGCTTCTACACCAAAAAACATACCATTCTCTAGTAATAACTACTATACAGCTAATATTGAATCCTTTGAAGCTTTTCAGAATATATATGCAGTGATGCAATGCACACCAGACCTTTCTTCTGGTGATTGTGAAAGTTGTTTGCGCCAAAACGCAAGGGACTACCAATCATGCTGTAGTCAGAAGAAAGGAGGCCTTGTTATGCAGCCGAGCTGCTTTTTCCGTTGGGATTTGTATACATTTTCAAAGGCTTTTCCGGTGGCTTCTCCTCCTCCTATGAGTATACGGTCCTTACCACCACCCCCAGGCGACTCAGCTAACACAAATGACAATA ATAGCAAAGGAATCTCTGCTGGGATTGTTGTGGCGATAACCGTTCCAACTGTTGTTGTTGTCTTCATGTTGGTTGCTCTAGGATTTGTTCTTTGCCTGAAGAGACCGTCATTGCAAATACTTGAACACGAAT CTGATAGTGATGTTTCAACTACAAACTCACTGCAATTCCAATATAAGACAGTTGAAGCTGCAACTAACAAGTTTTCAGTGAATAATAAGCTCGGTGAAGGTAGATTTGGCGATGTTTATAAG GGTAAGTTTCCAAATGGAACTGAAGTCGCAGTGAAGAGGCTATATGAAATGTCAGGAAAAGACACAAGAAAATTCAGGAACGAGGTTGTACTTGTATCAAAACTTCAACATAAGAATCTGGTTAGGCTTCTTGGGTTCTGTTTGCAAGGAGAGGAAAAGATTCTGATCTATGAGTTTCTCCCAAACAAAAGTCTTGACTATTATCTATTCG ATCCTGAAAAGCAAGGCCAGCTAGACTGGACTCGGCGAAACAAGATCATTGGAGAGATTGCTCAAGGGATTCTACATCTTCATTCACATCTCACAGTCATATACC ATTTAGGAATGGCTACCATTTTTGGAATGGAGGAGACAAGAGGCAATACAAAATGGAATGCTGAAACATT AGTTTACATGTCTCCGGAGTTTGCTATGCATGGCAAATTCTCAATGAAAACTGACGTGTATAGCTTTGGAATCTTGATTCTTGAGATTATAAGTGGCAAGAAGAATAGCTGTCTCTATCATATGGATGAAAATACTACTGCTGGAAACTTGGTCACCTAT GTTTGGAGGCTTTGGAGAAACGGGTCGCAACTAGAGCTAGTGGATCCGGCCATGGGAGGGAATTATAAGAGTAATGAAGTCACGAGATGCATCCATATTGCGCTCTTATGTGTTCAAGAAAATCCAGAAGACCGCCCAATGCTATCAACAATCATCACAATGCTCACCAGTAACACAACCATTCTTCCAGTTCCTCGCCTACCAGGATTTTTCCCGCAAATCAGGCACAACTAA
- the LOC103861381 gene encoding cysteine-rich receptor-like protein kinase 11 isoform X1: protein MMSLFPRLCFVLISFSVALVSAQTCMNKGYFSSNGTYNANRRLILSFLPSNVTAQDAFFYNGSIGQEPNRVYARGMCIPGSTSYDCYHCIKTASGGLIQSCPNQTDAYWWRVEPTLCHVRYSNSSFSGSADLNPRVVLTNIGDLTSNLTEFTKIWEHLVARVIVVASTPKNIPFSSNNYYTANIESFEAFQNIYAVMQCTPDLSSGDCESCLRQNARDYQSCCSQKKGGLVMQPSCFFRWDLYTFSKAFPVASPPPMSIRSLPPPPGDSANTNDNNSKGISAGIVVAITVPTVVVVFMLVALGFVLCLKRPSLQILEHESDSDVSTTNSLQFQYKTVEAATNKFSVNNKLGEGRFGDVYKGKFPNGTEVAVKRLYEMSGKDTRKFRNEVVLVSKLQHKNLVRLLGFCLQGEEKILIYEFLPNKSLDYYLFDPEKQGQLDWTRRNKIIGEIAQGILHLHSHLTVIYREFKASNILLDDDMNPKISDLGMATIFGMEETRGNTKWNAETLVYMSPEFAMHGKFSMKTDVYSFGILILEIISGKKNSCLYHMDENTTAGNLVTYVWRLWRNGSQLELVDPAMGGNYKSNEVTRCIHIALLCVQENPEDRPMLSTIITMLTSNTTILPVPRLPGFFPQIRHN from the exons ATGATGAGTTTGTTTCCAAGACTCTGTTTTGTCCTCATAAGCTTTAGCGTTGCTTTAGTTTCAGCACAAACATGTATGAACAAGGGGTACTTCAGTTCCAACGGTACGTACAACGCAAATCGCCGTCTCATCCTCTCTTTTCTTCCTTCCAATGTCACCGCTCAAGACGCCTTCTTCTACAACGGTTCCATTGGACAAGAACCGAACCGAGTCTACGCAAGAGGCATGTGCATCCCTGGATCAACTTCATATGACTGTTATCATTGTATCAAGACCGCTTCTGGCGGTCTGATACAGAGTTGTCCTAACCAAACAGATGCGTATTGGTGGCGAGTTGAGCCCACACTTTGCCATGTTCGCTACTCCAACTCTTCTTTCTCAGGATCTGCTGATCTGAACCCGCGCGTAGTACTCACCAACATTGGAGATCTAACCTCAAATCTAACAGAGTTTACAAAAATATGGGAACACTTGGTTGCTCGAGTGATTGTTGTAGCTTCTACACCAAAAAACATACCATTCTCTAGTAATAACTACTATACAGCTAATATTGAATCCTTTGAAGCTTTTCAGAATATATATGCAGTGATGCAATGCACACCAGACCTTTCTTCTGGTGATTGTGAAAGTTGTTTGCGCCAAAACGCAAGGGACTACCAATCATGCTGTAGTCAGAAGAAAGGAGGCCTTGTTATGCAGCCGAGCTGCTTTTTCCGTTGGGATTTGTATACATTTTCAAAGGCTTTTCCGGTGGCTTCTCCTCCTCCTATGAGTATACGGTCCTTACCACCACCCCCAGGCGACTCAGCTAACACAAATGACAATA ATAGCAAAGGAATCTCTGCTGGGATTGTTGTGGCGATAACCGTTCCAACTGTTGTTGTTGTCTTCATGTTGGTTGCTCTAGGATTTGTTCTTTGCCTGAAGAGACCGTCATTGCAAATACTTGAACACGAAT CTGATAGTGATGTTTCAACTACAAACTCACTGCAATTCCAATATAAGACAGTTGAAGCTGCAACTAACAAGTTTTCAGTGAATAATAAGCTCGGTGAAGGTAGATTTGGCGATGTTTATAAG GGTAAGTTTCCAAATGGAACTGAAGTCGCAGTGAAGAGGCTATATGAAATGTCAGGAAAAGACACAAGAAAATTCAGGAACGAGGTTGTACTTGTATCAAAACTTCAACATAAGAATCTGGTTAGGCTTCTTGGGTTCTGTTTGCAAGGAGAGGAAAAGATTCTGATCTATGAGTTTCTCCCAAACAAAAGTCTTGACTATTATCTATTCG ATCCTGAAAAGCAAGGCCAGCTAGACTGGACTCGGCGAAACAAGATCATTGGAGAGATTGCTCAAGGGATTCTACATCTTCATTCACATCTCACAGTCATATACCGTGAGTTTAAAGCCAGCAACATACTTTTAGATGATGATATGAACCCAAAAATTTCAGATTTAGGAATGGCTACCATTTTTGGAATGGAGGAGACAAGAGGCAATACAAAATGGAATGCTGAAACATT AGTTTACATGTCTCCGGAGTTTGCTATGCATGGCAAATTCTCAATGAAAACTGACGTGTATAGCTTTGGAATCTTGATTCTTGAGATTATAAGTGGCAAGAAGAATAGCTGTCTCTATCATATGGATGAAAATACTACTGCTGGAAACTTGGTCACCTAT GTTTGGAGGCTTTGGAGAAACGGGTCGCAACTAGAGCTAGTGGATCCGGCCATGGGAGGGAATTATAAGAGTAATGAAGTCACGAGATGCATCCATATTGCGCTCTTATGTGTTCAAGAAAATCCAGAAGACCGCCCAATGCTATCAACAATCATCACAATGCTCACCAGTAACACAACCATTCTTCCAGTTCCTCGCCTACCAGGATTTTTCCCGCAAATCAGGCACAACTAA
- the LOC103861382 gene encoding uncharacterized protein LOC103861382 translates to MDAGAETEVDPPVDGDSSAAETVDTSPLNQGEILRTLATVEKDSQAIAESFSSLFVSLRSTLSEATGSSVDHMTCFGDAAGRLQETALDASTKGNRYINSCLRLNEEIKGVETLAARLKHLRRNVDVLDTAVNKLLRPP, encoded by the exons ATGGACGCCGGAGCTGAAACTGAAGTGGATCCACCGGTGGATGGAGATTCTTCGGCGGCGGAAACGGTGGATACCTCGCCGTTGAATCAAGGGGAGATTCTGAGAACACTTGCCACGGTGGAGAAGGATTCGCAGGCAATCGCGGAGAGCTTCTCGTCTCTCTTCGTTTCCCTCCGATCAACTCTCTCTGAG GCTACTGGAAGCTCAGTTGATCACATGACTTGCTTCGGAGATGCAGCTGGACGCCTTCAGGAAACAG ctcTAGATGCATCCACTAAAGGGAACCGTTACATCAACTCTTGCCTCAG ATTAAACGAGGAAATTAAAGGAGTTGAGACTCTGGCGGCTCGGTT AAAGCACCTGAGGAGAAATGTGGATGTTCTTGACACGGCTGTGAACAAGCTTCTCCGTCCTCCTTGA